From a region of the Nonlabens sp. Hel1_33_55 genome:
- a CDS encoding YbaB/EbfC family nucleoid-associated protein → MLEKAQSCYFCTSKFKKDKIMFGDMMGMMGKLKETQQKVEETKKRMSTVLIDEKSSDGLINVTVTADRQIKKIDIADELLEDKEQLEDYLILTLNKALDRASDIFDKEVAAVASEGMPNIPGMDMFK, encoded by the coding sequence ATGCTAGAGAAAGCCCAGAGTTGTTATTTTTGCACTTCAAAATTTAAAAAAGACAAAATTATGTTTGGAGATATGATGGGAATGATGGGTAAGCTCAAGGAAACCCAACAAAAAGTAGAAGAAACCAAAAAAAGAATGTCAACGGTATTGATCGATGAAAAGTCAAGCGATGGTCTTATCAATGTAACCGTTACCGCAGACCGTCAGATTAAGAAAATTGATATCGCAGACGAATTGCTGGAAGACAAAGAGCAATTAGAGGATTACCTAATTCTTACACTCAACAAGGCTTTAGATAGAGCTTCTGACATTTTTGATAAAGAAGTAGCGGCTGTAGCATCAGAAGGAATGCCTAATATTCCTGGGATGGATATGTTTAAGTAA
- a CDS encoding threonine aldolase family protein, producing MIDLRSDTVTKPSKGMLDAMFHAEVGDDVYKEDPTVNELERRVAEIFGMDDALFFPTGSMANQAAIKMHTQPSEQLIADKYAHVFNYEGGGVSFNSGVSCKLLDGSRGMVTAQQVEDAINPPDFYHSPLTTLVCLENTTNKGGGACYDWNVVKEIKEVCTKHGLGLHLDGARLWNAIVKTNQDPKEYGEVFDTVSVCFSKGMGTPLGTVLTGKNPLMEKAMRVRKVLGGGMRQTGFMAAAALYALDHNMERLHQDHRKATELETFLASQSWVKKVEPVETNIVIFEVVDEISVTQYCAKNDIIISNMGQGKLRLVTHLDYTDVQHAQFMDLMTKYSN from the coding sequence ATGATTGATTTGCGTAGTGATACCGTCACAAAACCTAGTAAAGGAATGTTGGATGCCATGTTTCATGCCGAAGTTGGCGACGATGTATACAAGGAAGATCCAACGGTAAATGAACTGGAGCGCCGTGTTGCAGAAATATTTGGGATGGATGATGCGTTATTTTTTCCTACGGGAAGTATGGCAAATCAGGCAGCCATCAAAATGCACACGCAACCTAGCGAGCAGCTTATTGCAGATAAATATGCACACGTCTTTAATTATGAAGGTGGCGGCGTGTCATTCAATAGTGGTGTTTCCTGTAAGTTGCTGGACGGTTCTCGAGGTATGGTCACGGCGCAACAGGTTGAGGATGCTATCAATCCGCCAGATTTTTATCACAGTCCATTGACAACTTTAGTCTGTTTAGAGAATACGACCAACAAAGGTGGTGGCGCTTGTTATGATTGGAACGTAGTTAAAGAAATTAAGGAAGTGTGCACCAAGCATGGTTTAGGATTGCATCTGGACGGTGCACGTTTATGGAACGCGATTGTAAAAACGAATCAGGATCCTAAGGAATATGGTGAGGTTTTCGATACCGTATCAGTCTGTTTTTCAAAAGGAATGGGAACACCGTTGGGCACCGTATTGACCGGGAAAAATCCGCTGATGGAAAAAGCGATGCGAGTACGTAAAGTTCTAGGCGGCGGTATGCGCCAAACAGGATTTATGGCCGCAGCAGCATTATATGCGCTGGATCACAATATGGAGCGACTCCATCAAGACCATCGCAAAGCAACGGAATTAGAAACTTTCCTAGCTTCTCAATCTTGGGTCAAAAAAGTTGAACCCGTAGAAACCAATATCGTAATTTTCGAAGTAGTCGATGAGATTTCAGTCACTCAGTATTGCGCTAAAAATGATATTATCATTAGCAATATGGGACAAGGAAAGTTGCGATTAGTTACTCATCTGGATTACACAGATGTACAGCATGCGCAGTTTATGGATTTGATGACGAAGTATTCAAATTGA
- the prfB gene encoding peptide chain release factor 2, which yields MITADQIAELKERTAALKDYLQIEAKQIEITNLEEKTFSPDFWNNSKEAEAIMKQLRNKKAWTTDYATAVTLGEDLEVLYEFYKEDEATEEDVTSKYNAAFELVEKLEFKNMLSNEGDEFSAVLQITAGAGGTESCDWAEMLMRMYIMWAEKSGYKVKELNFQSGDVAGIKTVTLEIEGDYSFGWLKGENGVHRLVRISPFDSNAKRHTSFASVYVYPLADDSIEIDINPADISWDFARSSGAGGQNVNKVETKAILTHHPSGIIIHNSETRSQLENREKAMQMLKSQLYEIELQKQNAARDEIEAGKMKIEWGSQIRNYVLHPYKLIKDVRTAHETGNVDAVLNGDLDAFLKAFLMESGREKPTNQL from the coding sequence ATGATTACAGCAGACCAGATCGCGGAATTGAAGGAACGAACGGCAGCGTTGAAGGATTATCTGCAAATTGAGGCCAAGCAAATTGAGATTACCAATCTCGAGGAGAAAACGTTCTCACCCGATTTCTGGAATAATTCCAAAGAAGCAGAGGCAATTATGAAGCAACTGCGTAATAAAAAGGCCTGGACGACAGACTATGCCACCGCCGTCACACTGGGCGAAGATCTAGAAGTTCTCTATGAATTCTACAAGGAAGATGAGGCCACAGAGGAAGATGTTACCTCAAAATATAATGCAGCTTTTGAGCTCGTAGAAAAGCTAGAGTTCAAAAACATGTTGTCAAATGAAGGCGATGAGTTTAGTGCCGTACTTCAAATCACTGCTGGCGCTGGTGGAACAGAATCCTGCGACTGGGCAGAAATGCTCATGCGCATGTACATCATGTGGGCAGAGAAAAGTGGCTACAAAGTGAAGGAGCTTAACTTTCAATCTGGTGACGTCGCTGGTATTAAAACGGTGACTCTGGAGATTGAAGGAGATTATAGTTTTGGGTGGTTGAAAGGTGAAAATGGTGTCCATCGATTGGTACGTATTTCTCCGTTCGACTCTAATGCAAAACGTCATACCTCTTTTGCCTCGGTTTATGTATATCCGCTAGCAGATGATAGTATAGAAATCGATATCAATCCAGCAGATATCTCTTGGGATTTTGCGAGATCCAGTGGCGCCGGTGGACAGAACGTCAACAAGGTGGAAACCAAAGCAATTTTGACACACCATCCATCAGGAATTATTATTCATAATTCTGAAACAAGATCGCAGTTAGAAAACAGAGAGAAAGCCATGCAAATGCTTAAATCTCAGCTTTATGAAATTGAATTACAAAAGCAAAACGCTGCTCGTGATGAGATTGAAGCCGGCAAGATGAAAATTGAATGGGGTTCTCAAATACGTAATTATGTATTACATCCTTATAAACTTATTAAAGATGTTAGAACTGCACATGAAACAGGAAATGTTGACGCAGTTTTAAATGGAGACCTAGATGCGTTTCTAAAAGCATTTTTGATGGAATCTGGTCGGGAAAAACCTACAAATCAATTGTAG
- a CDS encoding outer membrane beta-barrel family protein — protein MKPTFTCLVFLFSFLSFAQQPVVVSGKLIEKTTKSPLEFATVSIISSDPNVSPQGGITDLDGNYQFTVTPGTYNVKWEFISFQPIVRENVVITENKDFGTIELAQDVAQLDALVVVAEKTTVDLRLDKKIYNIGQDLTVRGGSVSDVLDNVPSVSVDVEGNVSLRGNDNVRILIDGRPSALVGFNGAEALRQIPAEAIERVEVITSPSARYDAEGTAGILNIILRKNQIQGFNGSFNVSAGYPERYGASINLNYRTNKWNLFTNTGYNYRTSPGYARTDIDYKFGPNEVLPDTTLLAVQERRDFDRLGRNYFTSIGAEYFIDDNSSIVGNIVYRLGNDDDETTNNNTRTFAGEEFDEINLRRELESEDEDDLQFSLDYQNELDDNGQKLTATAQYSISIEDKESNIDQTELISNSLNDLERLLETEDETEALLQVDWVKPVGETIQYEAGYRGNYRDISNSYFFEEIENFDNGSGLIPDPELNNTFNYEEFVNAAYGQYGQEFGAFSLLAGLRFEQTNININQETTDVTSEKSYSSLFPTLNLGYELQEDENITLGYNRRVRRPRGRRLNPFPSRSSQNSFYRGNVDLNPQFSNQLDLGYLRRWSKLTLSTSIYYNRSTDNVETIETSGTAPGDNTTAVFRFPVNLSTEQRLGYELTLTYRPFKWWTINSDANVFRVETDGDYVDPTGEFEDQNFDFVNTTYFLRLNQKFELPAKIDFQARVNYRGASENAQGTQNAITTINLAASKDILDEQGSLTLNVSDLLNSRRRESTTNTASFISDSEFQYRQRQITLAFTYRFNQQKREQNREEDPAPDEEFEG, from the coding sequence ATGAAACCAACTTTTACCTGCCTCGTATTTCTATTTTCTTTTTTATCATTTGCTCAACAACCCGTGGTTGTTTCTGGAAAGCTCATTGAGAAAACCACAAAGAGTCCACTGGAATTTGCCACAGTGTCAATTATAAGTTCAGATCCAAACGTATCGCCACAAGGTGGAATTACTGATCTTGATGGAAATTATCAATTTACCGTCACTCCTGGAACTTATAATGTCAAATGGGAATTTATCTCTTTTCAACCTATTGTAAGAGAGAATGTGGTGATTACAGAAAATAAAGATTTTGGAACAATAGAATTGGCACAAGATGTAGCTCAATTAGATGCTCTTGTAGTTGTTGCAGAGAAAACAACTGTAGACCTAAGACTCGATAAAAAAATATATAATATAGGACAAGATTTAACCGTGCGCGGTGGATCTGTAAGCGATGTTTTGGATAATGTACCTTCAGTATCCGTTGATGTGGAAGGAAATGTTTCTTTACGTGGGAATGATAATGTTCGTATCCTGATTGATGGACGTCCCAGCGCACTTGTAGGATTTAATGGTGCAGAAGCGCTGCGTCAAATTCCTGCAGAAGCTATTGAACGCGTTGAGGTGATTACTTCACCAAGTGCCAGATATGATGCAGAAGGTACAGCCGGTATTCTCAATATCATTCTTAGAAAAAACCAGATTCAGGGATTTAATGGATCTTTCAATGTAAGCGCAGGTTATCCAGAGCGCTATGGAGCATCCATCAACTTAAATTATAGAACCAATAAATGGAACTTGTTTACAAACACAGGTTACAATTATAGAACTTCTCCTGGATATGCCAGAACAGATATAGATTACAAATTTGGACCTAATGAAGTACTTCCAGACACTACATTATTGGCAGTACAGGAGCGTCGGGATTTTGATCGTTTAGGAAGAAATTATTTTACCAGCATAGGCGCAGAATACTTTATCGATGACAATAGCAGCATCGTTGGTAACATTGTTTATCGTCTAGGAAATGATGACGATGAAACTACAAACAATAACACAAGAACTTTTGCTGGTGAAGAATTCGACGAGATCAATTTAAGAAGAGAGTTGGAATCTGAAGATGAAGATGATTTGCAGTTCTCGCTTGACTATCAAAATGAACTTGACGACAATGGTCAAAAGTTAACAGCAACCGCCCAATACTCGATTTCAATAGAAGATAAAGAATCTAACATCGATCAAACGGAACTTATCTCGAACTCTCTGAATGACCTTGAAAGACTTCTAGAGACTGAAGATGAAACCGAAGCATTGCTTCAGGTGGATTGGGTAAAACCTGTTGGAGAAACTATTCAATATGAAGCCGGTTATCGCGGTAATTATAGAGATATATCTAACAGCTATTTTTTTGAAGAAATAGAAAATTTTGACAATGGCAGCGGATTGATTCCAGATCCTGAACTCAATAATACTTTTAATTATGAGGAATTTGTCAACGCCGCTTATGGACAATATGGGCAAGAATTTGGCGCTTTTTCATTATTGGCTGGTCTCAGGTTTGAGCAAACCAACATCAATATCAATCAGGAAACTACAGATGTAACTAGTGAGAAAAGTTACAGTAGTTTATTCCCAACTCTAAATCTAGGATACGAATTACAGGAAGATGAGAATATCACCTTAGGATACAACAGAAGGGTTAGAAGACCTAGAGGTCGCAGATTAAATCCATTCCCAAGTAGATCCAGTCAAAACTCGTTTTATAGAGGAAACGTTGATTTGAATCCGCAGTTTTCTAATCAACTGGATTTAGGCTACTTGAGAAGATGGTCAAAGTTAACCTTGAGTACTTCTATATATTACAATAGAAGTACGGACAATGTGGAAACGATTGAAACTTCTGGAACTGCTCCAGGTGATAATACTACTGCTGTTTTTAGATTTCCAGTCAACCTTTCTACAGAACAACGATTGGGATATGAATTGACACTTACCTACAGACCATTCAAATGGTGGACCATCAACTCTGACGCAAACGTCTTTAGAGTAGAGACCGATGGAGATTATGTTGATCCAACAGGCGAATTTGAAGATCAAAATTTTGACTTTGTCAATACCACCTACTTTTTAAGATTGAATCAGAAATTTGAGTTACCCGCTAAAATTGACTTTCAAGCACGTGTTAATTATAGAGGTGCGTCAGAAAATGCCCAAGGAACTCAAAATGCCATCACAACTATCAATCTAGCAGCTAGCAAGGATATACTTGATGAGCAAGGTTCGCTGACTTTGAACGTAAGTGATTTACTGAATTCAAGAAGACGTGAGTCAACTACAAACACCGCATCTTTTATATCAGACAGTGAATTTCAATACAGACAACGTCAGATTACGTTAGCGTTCACCTACCGATTCAATCAACAGAAACGTGAACAGAATCGTGAAGAAGATCCTGCACCAGACGAGGAATTTGAAGGATAA
- the bshA gene encoding N-acetyl-alpha-D-glucosaminyl L-malate synthase BshA has translation MKIAIVCYPTFGGSGVVATMLGTALAHRGHEVHFVTYKMPVRLELLSQKIYFHEVDVEEYPLFHYQPYDLALSSKLVNVVQQYGIDILHVHYAIPHAYAGYMTQQMLKDQGISLPMVTTLHGTDITLVGSHPVYKPSVTFSINNSDVVTSVSESLKQDTLELFDIRNEINVVPNFIDMSLYKTEFTDCDRSIMAFPNERIVTHISNMRPVKRITDVIKIFELLSEEVPSVLIMVGDGSERAEAEKYARSRKLQHKIKWLGNSNEIDRILCFSDLFLLPSEKESFGLAALEAMANRTPVISSNTGGLPEVNENGVTGFTSDVGNVEKMAQDAIHILKDDKVLKGFKESAFAKAKQFDIQLIIPQYEELYQSVLKTSA, from the coding sequence ATGAAAATTGCAATAGTCTGTTATCCAACTTTTGGCGGTAGTGGAGTAGTAGCCACCATGTTGGGAACAGCGCTTGCCCATCGTGGTCATGAAGTTCATTTTGTGACCTACAAAATGCCGGTAAGACTTGAGCTTCTTTCGCAAAAAATCTACTTCCATGAAGTGGATGTTGAGGAATATCCGCTGTTTCATTATCAGCCTTATGATCTTGCTTTAAGCAGTAAGCTGGTGAATGTGGTACAACAATATGGAATAGATATTTTACACGTGCATTATGCGATACCGCATGCCTATGCGGGCTACATGACGCAACAGATGTTGAAGGATCAAGGTATCTCGCTGCCTATGGTGACCACGTTGCATGGTACTGATATCACTTTGGTAGGTAGCCATCCAGTTTATAAACCATCGGTTACTTTTAGCATCAATAACAGCGATGTTGTGACTTCAGTGAGCGAGAGTTTGAAGCAGGACACGTTGGAATTGTTTGACATAAGAAACGAAATCAATGTCGTTCCCAACTTCATCGATATGTCGCTTTATAAAACAGAATTCACTGATTGTGACAGGTCCATAATGGCATTCCCTAACGAGCGTATCGTCACTCACATAAGTAACATGCGTCCCGTGAAAAGAATTACAGATGTGATCAAAATTTTTGAATTGCTATCTGAAGAAGTTCCTAGCGTACTTATTATGGTAGGCGATGGCTCAGAAAGAGCCGAAGCTGAAAAATATGCCAGATCACGAAAATTACAGCACAAAATCAAATGGTTGGGTAATAGTAACGAGATTGATAGGATTTTGTGTTTTTCAGATCTTTTTCTATTACCGTCAGAGAAGGAGAGCTTTGGCCTTGCCGCTCTAGAAGCAATGGCAAACCGTACGCCTGTGATCAGTTCAAACACTGGCGGGCTGCCAGAAGTCAATGAAAATGGCGTTACTGGATTTACCAGCGATGTTGGTAATGTAGAGAAAATGGCGCAGGATGCCATTCATATCTTGAAAGATGATAAGGTGTTGAAGGGTTTTAAAGAGTCCGCTTTCGCGAAAGCGAAACAATTCGACATACAGCTAATCATACCACAATATGAGGAATTGTACCAATCTGTTCTCAAAACCAGCGCATAA
- a CDS encoding glycoside hydrolase family 3 N-terminal domain-containing protein, with amino-acid sequence MMKNIIGLLCVFAFAKAYSQQSTNPLETIDKEAQKTWVDSVYKSLNQKEKIGQLFMVDLFSNKEKAHVNKVRNLVKKHHIGGVIFSKGGPMQQAHLTNELQASSKTPMMIAMDAEWGLAMRLDSVYAFPWNMTLGANRTSTSSYEVGRQIGEHCKRLGVHINFAPDVDINTNPDNPIIGNRSFGEDMENVTQKSYAFMKGMQSTGTRACAKHFPGHGDTDQDSHKTLPTVGFTAARIDSVELYPYRRLIDHGLASVMVAHLNIPSLEPRDGYPTSISKKVVTDLLKKQLNFQGLIFTDALNMKGASNFSKPGDIDLAAFKAGNDVLLISEDIPTAINKIADAIKKGEVTQERLEHSVRKILMAKYQVGLNNYKPIETADLVSDLNTEMDDVVYEAAMEQAITLLRNDKELLPIKNLETKKIAYVHLGDDSGDAFLNQLNKYATVDEVRGNDIKTLMRNLSDYNTVIVGAHRSNTNPWTSYKLTSKEISWLKEISKSHDVIVDLFVRPYMLDQVKAIPSMEALIMSYQNSDWSQELSAQMIFGGRGMQGRLPVSSGDFKVGDGLELKGIKRLSYGATPSSVGMRSSILNKIDSVAQFTIENKGAPGMQILVARKGKVIFDKTYGGQTYGKDDPVASTDVYDLASVTKILATLPLVMELEERNVLDLNAPIGQWDARFSNTNKSGITLKEMLSHYGRLKPWIPFYVYTLDTLDSTPLEEFYSKSKSRLYPVEVADHFYARSIINDTILDRIATSDLLEKRIYKYSDLPYYMIKDYLENYYSKDLNELTQNHFYQSMGMDHTHYLPLKHLPKNQVVPTENDTLFRRQQIQGYVHDQGAAMQGGIGGHAGLFSNANDVAKMMQMYMQKGSYGGKTYFNEDTFDKFNKRYFADDEVRRGVGFDKPSLDKVGNTCNCTSDSSFGHSGFTGTFVWADPEAELVYVFLSNRVYPDAGNRFIIKENIRTNIQQIIYDSIIQ; translated from the coding sequence ATGATGAAGAATATAATAGGGTTGTTATGTGTGTTCGCTTTCGCGAAAGCGTACTCCCAACAATCCACAAATCCATTAGAGACTATTGATAAGGAAGCCCAAAAAACTTGGGTGGACAGCGTCTATAAATCCCTGAACCAAAAGGAGAAAATAGGTCAGCTTTTTATGGTGGACCTTTTCTCAAATAAAGAAAAAGCGCATGTCAATAAGGTGCGTAATCTAGTCAAGAAACATCACATAGGTGGAGTCATCTTTTCTAAAGGTGGACCAATGCAACAAGCACATTTGACTAATGAATTACAGGCGTCATCAAAAACGCCTATGATGATAGCGATGGATGCAGAATGGGGTCTTGCCATGAGGTTAGACAGCGTTTATGCCTTCCCATGGAATATGACGCTGGGCGCCAACAGGACGTCAACGAGTAGCTATGAAGTTGGGAGACAGATTGGTGAGCACTGTAAACGACTAGGTGTTCACATCAATTTTGCACCAGATGTAGATATTAATACCAATCCTGATAACCCTATAATTGGAAACAGAAGTTTTGGCGAGGACATGGAAAATGTTACCCAAAAATCCTATGCGTTCATGAAAGGAATGCAGAGTACGGGAACACGGGCCTGTGCAAAACACTTTCCCGGACATGGAGATACTGATCAGGATAGCCACAAAACCTTGCCTACAGTAGGTTTCACTGCGGCGCGCATAGATAGTGTGGAGCTTTATCCATATAGAAGACTTATCGATCACGGACTAGCGAGCGTGATGGTGGCACATCTCAATATTCCTAGCTTGGAACCACGTGATGGTTATCCAACAAGCATCAGCAAAAAAGTTGTTACTGATCTACTTAAAAAGCAACTCAACTTTCAAGGGCTCATTTTCACAGACGCACTTAATATGAAAGGCGCCAGCAACTTTAGCAAGCCTGGAGATATTGACCTAGCAGCTTTTAAAGCTGGTAATGATGTGTTACTTATTTCTGAAGACATACCTACAGCCATCAACAAAATCGCCGATGCAATTAAAAAAGGAGAAGTCACTCAAGAACGTTTGGAGCATAGCGTGCGCAAGATCCTCATGGCAAAATACCAGGTAGGTTTAAACAATTATAAACCTATTGAAACAGCAGACCTGGTAAGCGATCTGAATACTGAAATGGATGATGTCGTTTATGAGGCCGCCATGGAGCAAGCTATTACACTTTTGAGAAATGATAAGGAACTACTACCTATCAAAAATCTTGAAACCAAAAAAATCGCCTACGTACATTTAGGTGATGATAGTGGTGATGCCTTTTTGAATCAGCTTAACAAGTACGCTACCGTAGATGAAGTTAGAGGTAATGATATCAAAACACTGATGCGTAATTTATCTGATTACAATACGGTAATAGTTGGCGCTCATCGCAGCAATACCAATCCGTGGACATCTTACAAGCTCACTAGTAAGGAAATTTCCTGGCTTAAGGAAATCAGCAAGTCACACGATGTGATAGTTGATTTATTTGTAAGGCCGTATATGCTGGATCAGGTCAAGGCAATTCCGTCTATGGAAGCGTTGATCATGTCTTACCAAAATAGTGACTGGAGCCAGGAATTGAGCGCGCAAATGATTTTTGGAGGTAGAGGCATGCAGGGTAGATTACCAGTTAGTTCTGGTGATTTTAAGGTTGGTGATGGTCTTGAACTTAAAGGCATTAAAAGATTGTCCTATGGTGCAACTCCATCCAGTGTTGGCATGCGGTCCTCTATTTTAAACAAGATCGATAGTGTTGCCCAGTTTACTATTGAGAATAAAGGTGCTCCAGGAATGCAAATATTGGTTGCCAGAAAAGGTAAAGTCATATTTGATAAAACCTATGGAGGTCAGACTTACGGGAAAGATGATCCCGTAGCTTCTACAGATGTGTATGACTTGGCATCTGTCACCAAAATTTTAGCTACTCTACCGCTTGTCATGGAATTAGAAGAGCGCAACGTTCTAGATTTGAATGCGCCGATTGGCCAATGGGATGCTCGATTTTCAAATACCAACAAATCAGGTATTACATTAAAGGAAATGCTATCGCATTACGGTCGCCTGAAACCATGGATTCCGTTTTATGTTTATACGTTAGATACATTGGATTCCACACCACTGGAAGAATTTTATTCGAAAAGTAAGAGCAGGCTTTACCCTGTTGAAGTAGCAGATCATTTTTATGCAAGATCTATTATCAACGACACTATTCTAGATAGAATCGCAACAAGTGATTTATTAGAGAAGCGTATTTATAAATACAGCGATCTGCCGTATTATATGATCAAGGACTATTTAGAGAATTACTACAGTAAAGATCTGAACGAACTTACACAGAATCATTTCTATCAATCCATGGGAATGGATCACACGCATTACTTACCCTTAAAGCATTTACCTAAAAATCAGGTTGTGCCTACTGAGAATGACACGTTATTCCGCAGGCAGCAGATTCAGGGATATGTTCATGATCAAGGCGCTGCCATGCAAGGAGGCATAGGTGGTCACGCAGGTCTTTTCTCGAATGCAAACGATGTCGCTAAGATGATGCAGATGTACATGCAAAAAGGAAGCTATGGTGGGAAAACATATTTTAATGAAGACACTTTCGATAAATTCAACAAAAGATATTTTGCAGATGACGAGGTGCGTCGCGGTGTAGGTTTTGACAAACCATCTCTTGATAAAGTGGGAAACACTTGTAATTGTACCAGCGATAGCAGTTTTGGTCATAGCGGATTCACTGGAACATTTGTTTGGGCAGATCCTGAAGCAGAATTGGTTTATGTATTTCTATCAAATAGAGTATATCCAGATGCTGGCAACAGATTCATCATCAAGGAAAATATCAGGACCAATATCCAGCAAATCATCTACGATTCCATTATTCAGTAA
- a CDS encoding ABC transporter ATPase, translated as MLVDFQELPDESRVWIYQANRPFKEEELEILKPKLDAFLQQWTAHGNDLKAGYDLPYNRFIVLGLDQSEAGATGCSIDASVHFIQAVEKEFDIDLMDKMNVSFKNGPYVAYKDLADFRKMAKAKSVSPNTIVFNNLVQNVGEYKEFWEVPASESWHSRFF; from the coding sequence ATGCTAGTAGATTTCCAAGAACTTCCTGACGAATCCAGAGTATGGATCTATCAAGCAAATCGTCCTTTCAAGGAAGAAGAGCTTGAAATACTTAAGCCAAAACTCGATGCTTTTTTGCAACAGTGGACGGCACATGGCAATGATTTGAAAGCAGGTTATGACTTGCCTTACAATCGGTTTATAGTTTTGGGATTAGATCAATCAGAAGCTGGAGCAACTGGCTGTTCTATTGATGCTTCCGTACATTTTATTCAGGCCGTCGAGAAAGAGTTTGATATCGATCTTATGGATAAGATGAATGTTTCTTTCAAAAATGGACCTTATGTTGCCTACAAAGATCTAGCAGACTTCAGAAAAATGGCTAAAGCCAAATCAGTTTCTCCAAATACTATTGTTTTCAATAATCTAGTTCAAAATGTAGGTGAGTACAAAGAGTTTTGGGAAGTTCCGGCTTCTGAGAGTTGGCACTCCAGATTCTTTTAA